A DNA window from Theobroma cacao cultivar B97-61/B2 chromosome 5, Criollo_cocoa_genome_V2, whole genome shotgun sequence contains the following coding sequences:
- the LOC108661991 gene encoding uncharacterized protein LOC108661991 — MAVLHIEEGGPNEFNPWNVYFDGASNALGHGIGAVLISPNGKYYPATTRLNFNCTNNMAEYEALVMGLQAAIEMKADAIDVYGDSALVICQMRGEWKTRDSKLIPYKKLVTELSKQFKEISFNHLPREENQIADALATLAAMFKIKEAVDVRLFYLEVREVSAHCLNVKEEVDGKPWYHDIMQYIKHHAYPENVTDNDKQTFRRLAMGFFLSGEVLYKKSRDQILLRCVDVAEANKIMKEVHEGTCGAHANGHMLARQIMRAGYYWLTLESDCINFARK, encoded by the coding sequence ATGGCTGTCTTGCATATAGAAGAGGGTGGTCCCAATGAATTTAATCCATGGAATGTGTATTTTGATGGAGCATCCAATGCTTTGGGGCACGGAATTGGGGCAGTGTTGATTTCTCCAAATGGAAAGTACTATCCAGCCACGACAAGACTGAATTTCAATTGTACTAACAATATGGCGGAGTATGAGGCGTTGGTAATGGGATTACAAGCAGCGATTGAGATGAAGGCTGACGCGATAGATGTTTACGGAGATTCGGCTTTAGTGATATGTCAAATGAGAGGCGAATGGAAAACTAGAGATTCTAAACTAATTCCATATAAAAAGCTGGTTACAGAATTAAGCAAACAGTTCAAAGAAATCAGCTTCAACCATTTGCCTCGAGAAGAGAATCAGATTGCTGATGCTTTGGCCACCCTCGCAGcgatgttcaaaataaaagaggcGGTTGATGTACgccttttttatttagaagTCCGTGAAGTCTCCGCACACTGCTTGAATGTTAAAGAAGAGGTTGATGGTAAGCCGTGGTATCATGATATCATGCAATACATCAAGCACCATGCATATCCTGAGAATGTCACGGACAATGACAAGCAAACTTTTAGAAGATTAGCAATGGGTTTCTTCCTTAGCGGAGAAGTGCTCTACAAAAAGAGTCGAGATCAAATACTCTTGAGATGTGTGGATGTTGCGGAAGccaacaaaataatgaaagaagTCCACGAAGGAACTTGTGGAGCTCATGCTAATGGACATATGTTGGCTAGACAAATTATGAGAGCTGGTTATTATTGGTTGACATTGGAATCAGACTGCATAAACTTTGCTCGAAAATGA